In Spirosoma aureum, a single genomic region encodes these proteins:
- a CDS encoding lmo0937 family membrane protein has protein sequence MGNLLYTIAVILIIIWLLGFLGFNSFGMGGLIHVLLVIAIIAVVLRLIQGRSV, from the coding sequence ATGGGCAATTTACTGTACACCATCGCTGTCATTTTAATCATAATCTGGCTGCTGGGCTTTTTAGGGTTTAATAGCTTCGGCATGGGCGGCCTGATTCACGTGTTACTGGTTATCGCCATCATTGCCGTTGTGCTCCGACTGATTCAGGGTCGAAGCGTTTGA
- a CDS encoding DeoR/GlpR family DNA-binding transcription regulator, with the protein MSIAFLKDERKELIIKQVSLHTRMSLTDLAATLNVSEDTVRRDINDLSDEGKLIKIRGGAMSKAYHHSSQLQETYAHQSKITIAEKALTLLHDGMLILMGGGTTIREFIKMIPADLKATFITVNPLTAVELLDKPNLEIIMIGGQISRYSQMSVGGEVYQRLSELKVDLCIMGTNAIDPKEGLTDSDWETVQAKKAMIRAAEKVAVLAISEKMNSVMRMKVADLGQIDYLVTELSADSAQLAPYRAGKINVL; encoded by the coding sequence ATGTCAATTGCTTTTTTAAAGGACGAGCGTAAAGAATTGATTATAAAGCAGGTAAGTCTTCATACTCGCATGAGTCTGACTGATCTGGCCGCTACACTTAACGTTTCAGAAGATACCGTTCGGCGCGACATTAACGATTTGTCAGATGAAGGGAAGCTGATAAAAATTCGCGGAGGAGCCATGTCGAAGGCATACCACCACTCCTCGCAATTGCAGGAAACGTATGCACATCAAAGCAAAATAACGATTGCCGAGAAAGCCCTGACTCTGCTGCACGATGGCATGTTGATTCTGATGGGTGGCGGAACTACCATCCGGGAGTTTATCAAAATGATTCCAGCCGATTTAAAAGCGACGTTCATAACGGTCAATCCGCTGACGGCTGTTGAACTGCTCGATAAACCGAATCTGGAAATCATTATGATTGGTGGTCAAATCTCCCGCTACAGTCAGATGAGTGTTGGCGGTGAAGTCTATCAGCGATTGTCCGAATTGAAGGTAGACCTGTGTATTATGGGTACAAATGCCATCGACCCGAAAGAAGGTCTTACTGACTCGGACTGGGAAACAGTGCAGGCAAAAAAAGCCATGATCCGGGCTGCAGAGAAAGTGGCTGTACTGGCTATTTCCGAGAAAATGAATAGCGTAATGCGTATGAAAGTAGCTGACCTTGGCCAGATTGATTATCTGGTCACAGAGCTCTCTGCAGATTCAGCCCAACTTGCCCCCTACCGGGCCGGAAAAATCAACGTACTGTAA
- a CDS encoding SusC/RagA family TonB-linked outer membrane protein — protein sequence MLSAPTLAQTISGKVTNAGDGASLPGVTIVEKGSTKGTVTDSDGNYSINLSSPQATVIFSYIGFVAQEVSAAGRSTINVSLKEDATQLGEVVVTALGIAKDKKALGYSVTEVKGAEFTQARENNVANALSGKIAGVNATGLSTGPGGSSRIIIRGNGSLTGDNQPLYVINGMPIDNTVPGGSATPNGGQGNVDRGDGIAGINPDDIESISVLKGGTAAALYGSRAANGVILITTKKGKAQRGIGVEYNSTFTMENAAVFPDWQYEYGQGDGAAKPTTQAQGIAWGRRSWGAKIDGSDFVAADGLTHPYSAQKNNIKNFYQTGKTFTNTLAFTGGNEKVNYRFSVADLDAKGILPTNTYNRKTGNLNINGAFGEKIALEALAQYTLETGHNKTGAGDALGNPNWTPYMIGNTSDIRWLSPGYDASGNEIAWNDADIASNSYFVVNKYKQDDTKNRFIGQLGLTYKILKNLSVKGTVSRDFYNYNYTYVLPTGTRYIPNGQYNQLKTDVSETNTMLTANYNTTFGHFGLSALAGMNQRSFNYNQLNLFGSTFTIPYFYSSTNLATTSTVPLNQHTRTNSVFGSVDLDYKGVAFLTMTGRQDWFSTLSPKNNTIFYPSVGGSFVLSQAIQLPRLIDYAKVRASWAQVGGATPDPYVVNLTYSMVPSSGQPLQNVTTNTVVNGGLTNSDLKPLTSTTFEVGVDLQFLNKRLGLDLTYYNRATTNDIVQTSTSPTSGYNSVYLNVGKLNNRGIEALVTVNPIRTSNFGWNLSYNVAYNDSKVIKLADGISSMQMATSVGNWAYINSIEGRSYGTIVGTTRVRDANGNIVYDPTTGFAQKSALQELGKGVPPLTMGLTNEFRYKNFSLNILLDGKFGNKVFSVMEVYANRMGKLKRTLDGRENGLTVTGVTAKGDVYTNKVAKENLRTYYDNDKNYTDLFLHDGSFVKLRQVIFSYNIPVSTLKFVRLQSASVSFVARNLLTLYKQTDNFDPEQSFTNSSNQGFESLGLPRTRSYGVNLIVKF from the coding sequence ATGCTAAGTGCGCCAACCTTAGCACAGACGATTTCCGGTAAAGTGACGAATGCCGGTGATGGCGCATCATTACCGGGCGTTACAATAGTTGAAAAAGGATCGACCAAAGGCACTGTGACCGACAGCGATGGCAACTACTCCATCAATTTATCGAGCCCACAGGCAACGGTCATTTTCTCGTACATTGGATTTGTTGCACAGGAGGTTAGTGCGGCAGGACGTTCGACAATTAATGTTAGCCTGAAGGAAGACGCCACACAACTCGGTGAAGTCGTTGTAACGGCGCTCGGGATAGCCAAAGACAAAAAAGCGCTTGGGTATTCGGTTACGGAAGTAAAAGGTGCGGAGTTTACCCAGGCTCGGGAAAACAATGTTGCCAATGCGCTTTCAGGCAAAATTGCGGGCGTCAATGCAACCGGTTTATCAACGGGGCCAGGTGGATCAAGCCGGATTATCATTCGGGGAAATGGCTCCCTGACAGGTGATAACCAACCGCTGTATGTGATTAACGGTATGCCCATCGATAACACCGTACCGGGTGGTAGCGCAACACCTAACGGTGGCCAGGGGAACGTGGACCGGGGCGATGGAATCGCCGGGATTAACCCCGATGATATTGAGTCGATCAGCGTATTGAAAGGCGGCACGGCTGCTGCTTTATATGGCTCCAGAGCAGCAAACGGGGTCATTTTGATTACGACGAAAAAAGGGAAAGCGCAGCGGGGTATCGGCGTAGAGTATAATTCGACGTTTACGATGGAAAATGCCGCCGTTTTTCCCGACTGGCAGTATGAGTATGGCCAGGGCGATGGTGCAGCTAAACCGACCACACAGGCACAGGGTATTGCCTGGGGACGGCGGTCCTGGGGTGCTAAAATCGATGGGTCGGATTTCGTAGCGGCCGACGGATTGACCCATCCGTATTCAGCACAGAAAAATAACATCAAAAATTTCTACCAGACCGGTAAAACGTTTACCAATACGCTGGCATTTACGGGTGGTAATGAGAAAGTGAATTACCGTTTTTCGGTTGCCGATCTGGATGCGAAAGGGATTCTACCAACCAATACGTATAACCGTAAAACCGGCAACCTGAATATAAATGGTGCGTTTGGCGAAAAAATAGCCCTTGAAGCGTTGGCTCAATACACCCTTGAAACAGGCCATAATAAAACGGGTGCTGGCGATGCACTGGGTAATCCAAACTGGACGCCCTACATGATCGGGAATACATCCGATATTCGGTGGTTAAGCCCAGGTTATGACGCTAGTGGTAATGAAATAGCCTGGAATGATGCCGACATTGCCTCTAACAGTTATTTTGTTGTCAATAAATATAAGCAGGACGATACCAAAAATCGCTTCATCGGCCAGTTAGGATTGACCTACAAAATCCTGAAAAATCTGTCAGTGAAAGGGACCGTTAGCCGTGATTTTTACAACTACAATTATACCTACGTCCTGCCAACCGGAACCCGCTATATCCCGAACGGGCAGTATAATCAGTTAAAAACCGACGTGAGCGAAACCAACACGATGCTCACGGCTAATTACAATACAACATTCGGGCATTTCGGCCTGTCGGCACTGGCCGGTATGAACCAGCGGAGTTTCAATTATAACCAGTTGAATTTGTTCGGTTCGACCTTTACGATTCCCTATTTCTACAGCTCAACCAACCTGGCAACGACCAGTACCGTTCCGCTCAATCAGCATACCCGCACCAACTCGGTTTTTGGATCGGTCGACCTCGACTATAAAGGTGTGGCTTTCCTGACCATGACCGGGCGGCAGGACTGGTTCTCGACGCTGAGCCCGAAAAATAACACGATTTTCTACCCATCCGTTGGTGGAAGTTTTGTGCTGTCGCAGGCAATTCAATTGCCCCGACTGATCGATTATGCTAAAGTACGGGCTTCCTGGGCGCAGGTGGGTGGTGCTACCCCCGATCCGTATGTGGTCAACCTGACGTATTCCATGGTGCCGAGTTCAGGGCAGCCACTTCAGAATGTAACCACTAATACGGTTGTTAATGGAGGGCTCACGAATTCAGACCTGAAACCATTGACCTCGACCACGTTTGAAGTGGGCGTCGACTTGCAGTTTTTAAATAAACGGCTGGGCCTCGATCTGACTTACTATAATCGGGCTACCACGAACGATATCGTTCAAACCAGTACGTCGCCAACTTCAGGCTACAACTCCGTGTACCTGAACGTTGGAAAACTGAACAACCGGGGTATCGAAGCGCTGGTTACGGTCAATCCGATCCGGACGTCGAATTTCGGCTGGAACCTGAGCTACAACGTGGCGTATAACGATAGCAAAGTCATTAAACTGGCCGATGGCATCAGTTCGATGCAGATGGCCACTTCGGTTGGGAACTGGGCTTACATTAATTCCATCGAAGGGCGTTCTTATGGCACAATCGTTGGAACCACCCGCGTTCGTGATGCGAATGGCAACATCGTGTACGACCCGACAACGGGTTTTGCTCAAAAATCGGCCCTTCAGGAGCTGGGAAAAGGTGTCCCCCCGCTGACAATGGGTCTGACGAATGAGTTTCGCTACAAGAATTTCTCGCTGAATATTCTGCTCGACGGCAAATTTGGCAACAAGGTATTCTCAGTAATGGAGGTGTATGCCAACCGGATGGGTAAATTGAAACGGACGCTGGACGGCCGCGAAAACGGACTGACCGTAACGGGTGTGACAGCCAAGGGTGATGTGTATACAAACAAAGTTGCCAAAGAAAACCTGCGTACCTATTACGACAACGATAAAAACTACACGGACCTCTTTCTACATGATGGCAGCTTTGTGAAGCTTCGTCAGGTGATTTTTAGCTACAACATCCCGGTCAGCACACTAAAGTTTGTACGGCTACAATCGGCTAGTGTTTCGTTCGTGGCCCGCAACCTGTTGACCCTCTACAAACAGACTGACAACTTCGATCCGGAGCAGAGTTTCACCAACAGCTCGAACCAGGGCTTTGAATCCTTAGGATTACCGCGCACCCGTAGCTATGGCGTGAACCTCATCGTAAAATTCTAA
- a CDS encoding SusD/RagB family nutrient-binding outer membrane lipoprotein codes for MKNRLYKFTYCLVALCTLQSCDKGLEELNINPDASSTVSPDFVFTKAQYDAVGNVITGLQGTMQYTTSYNDVASWGSKYIFNQGTAPYTVFTNAYPNEINEIGEVIRGLEKDPAQVNKLAIAKIWRVYSFSKITDLYGDIPYSQAALGYTKSIFKPTYDAQKDIYADMLSELEKAIALFDPTKSSFGAADLVYGGDTTKWKKFAYSLMLRMGMRMTKPDMALAETWVKKAIAGSLITDDADMARITYLSSGQIINQNPLAYWMLNSDYLKADGVSNPEGGKYYDTFINYLKKTNDPRLPVLSVVYVNGKPSTDVSIQKGMPANIPNTKPADFVTYSEPNQNTILKLNSPMLILSNAEVNFYLAEAAVRGWYSAKSAATLYDQAIKAAMRQWALYGADGVIPQASIDTYAAANVLITSATMAKQLEQIYTQFWVSIFPNSQEVFLNWRRTGYPALIPNNYVGNITGGKIFRRMLYPATEENLNKENYNSAVSRQGENNFLTPIWLDKQ; via the coding sequence ATGAAAAATCGACTCTATAAATTCACCTATTGCCTGGTGGCACTCTGCACCCTGCAAAGTTGCGACAAAGGGCTGGAAGAGCTCAACATTAACCCCGACGCATCCAGTACCGTAAGCCCGGATTTTGTATTCACCAAAGCACAGTACGACGCCGTTGGGAACGTCATTACGGGCTTGCAGGGAACCATGCAATACACAACCAGCTACAATGATGTTGCCAGTTGGGGGTCAAAATACATTTTCAATCAGGGAACCGCGCCCTATACGGTTTTTACTAATGCGTACCCGAACGAAATCAATGAAATAGGGGAGGTAATTCGGGGACTGGAAAAAGATCCGGCGCAGGTGAACAAGCTGGCTATTGCTAAAATATGGCGTGTTTACAGCTTTTCCAAGATTACGGATTTATACGGTGACATTCCGTATTCGCAGGCTGCTTTGGGCTACACGAAAAGTATATTCAAACCAACCTACGACGCGCAGAAGGATATTTACGCCGATATGCTGAGCGAACTGGAGAAAGCCATTGCCTTATTCGACCCAACGAAATCGAGTTTTGGTGCGGCTGATCTGGTCTACGGTGGCGACACGACGAAATGGAAAAAGTTTGCCTATTCACTCATGCTGCGTATGGGTATGCGCATGACGAAACCCGATATGGCGCTGGCTGAAACATGGGTGAAAAAAGCCATTGCGGGAAGCCTGATCACCGACGATGCCGACATGGCCAGGATCACCTATCTTTCCTCCGGTCAGATCATTAACCAGAACCCGCTGGCCTACTGGATGCTGAACAGCGATTACCTGAAAGCCGATGGTGTAAGCAATCCGGAAGGGGGTAAATACTACGACACGTTTATCAATTACCTCAAAAAGACAAACGATCCAAGGCTCCCTGTTTTGTCGGTTGTTTACGTGAATGGTAAGCCCAGCACCGATGTGAGCATTCAGAAAGGAATGCCTGCCAACATACCCAATACCAAACCCGCCGATTTTGTTACCTACTCAGAACCGAACCAGAATACGATTCTGAAGTTGAATTCACCCATGCTGATTCTGAGCAATGCAGAGGTTAACTTCTACCTGGCAGAAGCTGCGGTTCGGGGTTGGTATTCGGCGAAATCGGCGGCAACATTGTACGATCAGGCCATAAAGGCTGCCATGCGGCAATGGGCGTTGTATGGGGCTGATGGGGTAATTCCTCAGGCCAGTATTGATACCTATGCTGCGGCTAATGTGTTGATAACCAGTGCTACGATGGCAAAACAGCTGGAGCAGATCTATACGCAGTTCTGGGTGTCGATTTTTCCTAACTCGCAGGAAGTGTTTCTGAACTGGCGCCGTACGGGTTATCCGGCATTGATTCCTAACAATTATGTCGGGAATATAACGGGCGGGAAAATCTTTCGTCGGATGCTTTATCCGGCTACCGAAGAGAACCTGAACAAAGAGAACTACAACAGTGCCGTTTCCCGGCAGGGAGAAAACAATTTCCTTACCCCAATCTGGCTGGATAAACAGTAG
- a CDS encoding family 20 glycosylhydrolase — MRVSLTIVIILLNAGNLLAQSGLIPEPVSYSRKSGEFILTKTVGISPGSGVSKETVAITQAQIRSCTGLSLAIKKSERSLDLRVDSLQVTQSEGYRLQIRPQGISLTGHDEAGLFYGLQSLTQLFSQSKSATLAACDISDYPRFSYRGMHLDVSRHLFPIAFIKKYIDLLALYKFNTFHWHLTDDQGWRIEIKRYPELQQKAAYRTETLIGHKKELPHRFDGKRYGGYYTQAEVKDIVRYATQRHVTVIPEIEMPGHAMAALSAYPKLGCLKPDGQAGGPYQAATFWGVFDEVFCAGNDSTFTFLENVLDEVVSLFPSTYIHIGGDECPKTRWKTCSKCQARIQKEHLKDEDELQSYFIRRIEQHLTKKGRQVIGWDEILEGGLSPGATVMSWRGIEGGIEAIRQKHNAIMTPESHVYFDYYQSLYPEEPLAAAGYTPLSKVYGYEPVPADLRADEAVYLKGVQGTAWSEYLTSPDQAEYMIFPRAIAVAEIGWSQRQRRNYPDFLRRLRLQEPMLKRLNVHYTNRFDELTDTVTVDSNGTVQLTLSTTLPGSIIRYTTNGSAPVPTSPAYTQPLSIKQTSDVKAAVFQGNRQVGRAFQKTLTINKATGKPITFITEPMGGYRPSSPFVAVNGVSGTSRYNSGEWIGFQGKDAAIHIDLQRVQSISSISTHILNYHWQRMWAPDTLQFSVSEDGETFRDVYRHTQFPINGINPVLGTFPPIQARYVRIRATNKGVIPAGEYGAGGKAWLLLDEFRVE, encoded by the coding sequence ATGCGCGTTTCATTAACGATAGTAATCATTCTGCTCAATGCAGGGAATCTGCTCGCCCAGAGTGGACTGATCCCTGAGCCGGTAAGCTATAGTCGGAAATCAGGTGAATTCATACTGACGAAAACTGTAGGGATTTCGCCTGGTTCAGGCGTTTCGAAAGAGACAGTAGCCATCACTCAGGCGCAGATTCGGTCCTGTACGGGTTTATCGCTGGCTATTAAAAAGTCAGAACGTAGCCTTGACCTGCGGGTCGATAGCCTTCAGGTGACACAGTCAGAAGGCTATAGGCTGCAAATCCGGCCCCAGGGAATTAGCTTGACCGGCCACGATGAAGCAGGCTTATTTTACGGTTTACAATCCCTGACCCAACTTTTTTCTCAATCAAAATCTGCAACACTTGCCGCTTGCGACATCAGTGATTACCCCCGATTTTCGTATCGGGGTATGCACCTCGATGTCAGTCGTCATCTGTTTCCAATTGCGTTTATTAAGAAATACATCGACCTGCTGGCGTTGTATAAATTCAATACGTTTCACTGGCACCTGACTGACGATCAGGGCTGGCGGATCGAGATCAAACGATACCCGGAATTGCAGCAGAAAGCCGCTTACCGGACCGAAACGCTCATCGGCCACAAAAAAGAATTGCCACATCGTTTCGATGGGAAGCGTTATGGTGGTTATTACACCCAGGCCGAAGTCAAAGACATTGTTCGGTATGCGACCCAACGCCATGTTACGGTCATTCCTGAAATTGAAATGCCGGGCCATGCGATGGCAGCGTTAAGCGCCTACCCAAAACTAGGCTGTCTCAAGCCCGATGGCCAGGCGGGTGGTCCTTATCAGGCTGCTACGTTCTGGGGGGTATTCGATGAGGTATTCTGCGCCGGGAATGATAGTACGTTTACATTTCTGGAAAACGTACTTGACGAAGTTGTTAGCCTGTTTCCATCAACGTATATCCACATTGGTGGCGACGAATGCCCCAAAACCCGCTGGAAGACCTGCTCAAAATGCCAGGCTCGTATCCAGAAAGAACACCTGAAAGACGAAGACGAACTACAGAGTTATTTTATTCGACGGATCGAACAGCATCTGACTAAAAAAGGCAGGCAGGTGATTGGCTGGGACGAAATTCTGGAAGGGGGACTATCTCCGGGAGCAACAGTTATGAGCTGGCGTGGGATCGAGGGTGGTATTGAGGCTATTCGGCAAAAGCACAATGCTATTATGACGCCCGAAAGTCATGTGTATTTCGACTACTACCAATCGCTCTATCCGGAAGAACCGCTGGCTGCTGCTGGCTATACTCCCTTAAGCAAGGTCTACGGGTATGAGCCTGTTCCTGCCGATCTCCGTGCCGACGAAGCCGTTTACCTGAAAGGCGTTCAGGGCACAGCCTGGAGTGAATATCTGACGAGTCCGGATCAGGCTGAATACATGATTTTTCCGCGGGCTATTGCCGTCGCTGAAATCGGCTGGAGCCAACGGCAGCGTAGGAACTACCCCGATTTTTTACGGCGACTACGGCTACAGGAACCCATGCTGAAACGCCTGAATGTCCACTACACCAATCGCTTCGACGAGCTTACCGACACCGTGACAGTTGACTCAAATGGCACCGTTCAGCTGACTCTTTCGACTACATTGCCCGGCTCGATTATTCGATACACGACCAATGGATCGGCTCCGGTTCCGACGAGTCCAGCCTATACCCAACCACTTTCAATTAAGCAGACCAGCGATGTAAAAGCGGCTGTATTTCAGGGTAATCGGCAGGTAGGCCGGGCGTTTCAAAAAACGCTGACGATCAACAAAGCGACCGGCAAACCCATCACGTTTATAACTGAACCAATGGGCGGTTATCGGCCTTCCAGCCCGTTTGTGGCGGTCAACGGGGTTTCCGGTACGAGTCGTTACAACTCCGGTGAATGGATTGGGTTTCAGGGTAAAGACGCTGCTATACATATTGATTTACAACGGGTTCAGTCCATATCCAGCATAAGCACACACATCCTGAATTACCACTGGCAACGGATGTGGGCACCCGATACGCTTCAGTTCTCGGTATCGGAAGATGGAGAGACATTTCGTGACGTATATCGACACACGCAATTTCCAATCAATGGTATCAATCCGGTACTGGGTACGTTTCCACCGATTCAGGCGCGTTATGTGCGAATACGCGCTACAAACAAAGGGGTAATTCCTGCCGGAGAATACGGCGCAGGAGGGAAGGCCTGGCTACTGCTCGATGAATTCCGGGTTGAGTAA
- a CDS encoding alpha-L-fucosidase, with product MRILRFIAFLVLTLSASNLIAQIGANHNKPQRQEWLKDAGFGMFIHWNVDTQLGIVISHSLVGASPEYIDRYINELPKTFNPKDWDPERLVILAKNAGMKYIMFTTKHHAGFCMWDTKTTDFGVMNTPYKKDIVRQYVDACRKWGLAVGFYYSPEDFSFAYRNGMKDITRDDHWEKARPFQTKYKQFVEAQCQELMTNYGPVDLFFIDSDVLREEVKAVVWKYQPNCLITRGVLETPEQYLPGETLTTAWESCMTMGTDWSYKPTNDHYKSGTELINILIESRAKGGSYLLNIGPTQWGDLNEGQQGRLMEIGAWHFINQEAVHNVRPWIVRNEGDIWLTKQKDENTVYAYLTNMPDWPRGERRTFLLKSLKATPSTEISVLGQTGNVVEYQSTNDGKARFEQTPEGLRISVVRAQRIYNNHKWPNPIVVKLKNIEAAIEPAHFKTVKAEKTPDGNLRLTAEVSTLGNGKRYRIGFEYRPVQSSLNEEFNQKWTETDVYPILQPCEKTLEIVSSNIKTYDEIEYRSILYQDGLKIEGNTQKISKLRLD from the coding sequence ATGAGAATTTTAAGATTCATTGCCTTTCTCGTTCTTACGCTCAGTGCAAGCAATTTAATTGCCCAGATCGGAGCGAATCATAATAAACCACAACGGCAAGAATGGCTGAAAGATGCGGGTTTCGGTATGTTCATTCACTGGAACGTCGATACGCAGCTGGGAATTGTCATTAGTCATTCGCTGGTCGGGGCGTCGCCCGAGTACATAGACCGATACATCAACGAATTACCCAAAACCTTCAATCCAAAGGATTGGGACCCGGAACGGCTGGTAATACTGGCCAAAAACGCGGGCATGAAATACATCATGTTCACGACGAAGCACCATGCTGGGTTCTGTATGTGGGATACCAAAACCACTGATTTTGGGGTGATGAACACGCCCTACAAAAAAGACATTGTTCGCCAGTATGTCGATGCCTGCCGAAAGTGGGGACTGGCTGTTGGGTTTTATTACTCACCGGAAGATTTCTCATTTGCATATCGCAATGGCATGAAAGACATCACCCGCGACGATCACTGGGAAAAAGCCAGACCCTTTCAGACTAAATATAAACAGTTCGTGGAGGCTCAGTGTCAGGAGCTAATGACCAACTATGGGCCAGTTGATCTGTTCTTTATCGATAGCGACGTATTGCGGGAAGAAGTGAAAGCTGTCGTCTGGAAATACCAGCCCAACTGCCTGATCACTCGTGGAGTACTCGAAACGCCTGAGCAATACCTCCCCGGTGAAACACTAACGACTGCCTGGGAAAGCTGCATGACCATGGGAACGGACTGGAGCTACAAACCCACCAACGATCATTATAAATCCGGAACCGAACTGATCAACATTCTGATCGAATCAAGGGCCAAGGGCGGATCGTACCTGCTCAACATTGGGCCTACGCAGTGGGGGGATCTGAACGAAGGCCAACAGGGGCGGCTGATGGAAATTGGAGCCTGGCATTTTATCAACCAGGAGGCTGTCCATAACGTGCGGCCCTGGATTGTCCGGAATGAAGGCGATATCTGGTTGACAAAACAGAAGGACGAAAATACGGTGTATGCTTACCTCACTAATATGCCCGACTGGCCTCGTGGTGAACGCCGGACATTCCTGCTCAAATCATTGAAAGCAACCCCGTCAACGGAAATAAGCGTGTTGGGGCAAACGGGTAATGTTGTTGAATACCAGTCCACAAATGATGGCAAGGCTCGCTTCGAGCAAACGCCCGAAGGACTCCGGATTTCGGTCGTTCGGGCCCAGCGAATTTATAACAATCACAAATGGCCGAACCCCATCGTCGTAAAATTGAAGAACATCGAGGCTGCTATTGAGCCCGCTCATTTTAAAACGGTTAAAGCAGAAAAAACGCCGGATGGTAATCTGAGACTAACAGCAGAAGTAAGCACGCTGGGAAACGGAAAAAGATACAGGATAGGATTCGAGTATCGGCCTGTTCAAAGCTCGCTGAATGAGGAATTTAATCAGAAATGGACGGAAACCGATGTGTATCCAATCCTGCAACCCTGTGAGAAGACGCTTGAAATCGTAAGTAGTAACATCAAAACGTACGACGAAATCGAGTACCGGTCCATCCTGTACCAGGATGGTCTGAAGATTGAAGGTAATACGCAGAAAATTAGCAAGTTGCGACTGGATTGA
- a CDS encoding RidA family protein gives MKAQRRSILKRLFASVAGVAGLSVTTKASTEQISAELTATKEVFNVVTQDDVPLFSGSTKLGNLVFVAGKGYHKEGDIKVHTDEVLKELEKELIKAGSSMEKVLKVSVFLHDLNDYKGMNEVYKGRFGSKPPVRTTVAVYGGVPGDSLVEMDCIAYI, from the coding sequence ATGAAAGCACAACGCAGATCCATTTTAAAACGTCTTTTCGCTTCCGTTGCCGGTGTTGCCGGACTAAGTGTAACGACCAAAGCCTCCACCGAACAGATCTCCGCGGAGTTAACGGCTACTAAAGAAGTCTTCAACGTGGTGACTCAGGACGATGTTCCGCTGTTTTCGGGTTCAACCAAGCTTGGTAATCTGGTATTTGTGGCTGGTAAAGGCTATCACAAAGAAGGAGATATTAAAGTCCACACCGATGAAGTTCTCAAAGAGTTGGAAAAAGAGTTGATCAAGGCAGGTTCCTCCATGGAAAAAGTGCTGAAAGTGAGCGTGTTTCTGCATGATCTGAACGATTACAAAGGGATGAATGAAGTCTACAAAGGTCGTTTTGGCAGCAAGCCACCTGTGCGTACAACGGTAGCCGTTTATGGCGGTGTTCCGGGCGATTCACTGGTTGAAATGGATTGCATTGCCTATATCTAA